The proteins below are encoded in one region of Pseudomonas sp. SCB32:
- a CDS encoding glutathione S-transferase C-terminal domain-containing protein, whose amino-acid sequence MITLFQFPPAFNVPNISPFCLKLETFLRMAGLEYQIKHVTDPRKGPKGKLPFITLDGKAIADTAIIMRTLQQYYGFDLDAGLDARGRGWAVSITRLCDEHLAPLLVYFRWLDEQGFRQVKDVMFRSIPAPLRPLVGQLIQRKIRGDLTGRGLTRHSREELLSFARDDLDALDGMLGDLPFYGGAQPCSADAAAYGVLANLVLSTLETPLNDMARSYERLVAYCERMQARVWAS is encoded by the coding sequence ATGATCACTCTTTTTCAGTTCCCGCCCGCGTTCAATGTGCCCAACATCAGCCCCTTCTGCCTGAAGCTGGAAACCTTCCTGCGCATGGCCGGGCTGGAATACCAGATCAAGCACGTGACCGACCCACGCAAGGGGCCCAAGGGCAAGCTGCCGTTCATCACCCTGGACGGCAAGGCCATCGCGGATACCGCGATCATCATGCGCACCCTGCAGCAGTACTACGGATTCGACCTCGACGCCGGGCTCGATGCCCGTGGCCGTGGCTGGGCGGTGTCGATCACCCGCCTGTGCGACGAACACCTGGCGCCGCTGCTGGTCTACTTCCGCTGGCTCGACGAGCAGGGCTTCCGCCAGGTGAAGGACGTGATGTTCCGCAGCATCCCGGCACCCCTGCGCCCACTGGTGGGGCAGCTCATCCAGCGCAAGATCCGTGGTGACCTCACCGGTCGCGGCCTGACCCGGCACAGCCGTGAGGAACTGCTGAGCTTTGCCCGTGACGATCTCGACGCGCTCGACGGCATGCTCGGCGACCTGCCGTTCTACGGTGGCGCGCAGCCCTGCAGCGCCGACGCCGCCGCGTACGGCGTGCTGGCCAACCTGGTGCTGAGCACCCTGGAAACTCCGCTCAACGACATGGCGCGCAGCTATGAGCGCCTGGTGGCCTACTGCGAGCGCATGCAGGCGCGAGTCTGGGCATCGTGA
- a CDS encoding nuclear transport factor 2 family protein → MAHPNAQLIERFYQAFQRRDGDAMAACYSADVHFSDPVFTDLRGAEAGDMWRMLTARAEDFSLSYEDVQADERRGTARWVASYTFSQTGRRVVNHIQAQFEFRDGLICRHVDRFDLWKWSRQALGAKGALLGWAPPVQAAIRAQAARGLAVYRSQRGAKA, encoded by the coding sequence ATGGCTCATCCCAACGCCCAGTTGATCGAACGCTTCTACCAGGCCTTCCAGCGCCGCGACGGCGACGCCATGGCCGCCTGCTACAGCGCGGACGTGCACTTCAGCGATCCGGTCTTCACCGATCTGCGTGGCGCCGAGGCCGGGGACATGTGGCGCATGCTCACCGCGCGCGCCGAGGATTTCTCGTTGAGCTACGAGGACGTCCAGGCGGATGAGCGACGCGGCACGGCGCGCTGGGTGGCGTCCTATACCTTCAGCCAGACCGGTCGCCGGGTAGTCAATCACATCCAGGCACAATTCGAATTTCGCGATGGCCTGATCTGTCGTCACGTCGACAGGTTCGACCTGTGGAAGTGGTCGCGCCAGGCCCTCGGCGCCAAGGGCGCGCTGCTGGGCTGGGCGCCTCCGGTGCAGGCGGCGATCCGCGCGCAGGCTGCCAGAGGACTTGCGGTATACCGCTCACAACGGGGCGCAAAGGCCTGA
- a CDS encoding DUF4344 domain-containing metallopeptidase, producing the protein MHRSYLALLFLLCAGIVGADPVPPLSPNVARFVLANAEFSVMHEMGHMLIAEYNLPVLGREEDAADQIGFILLFRLYTKLPQDEIDARLLDIADYWRLEWQTPKPQAEQVLAWDSHPLDEQRYYNLVCLLYGSDMQRLDWLPAFTGLPYERAVYCDQEFQQAIKAVNWVHHARHTLDIRHHSGARLEFETPLIDRAATEPLVALLRDENRLQELVNAVFQQFRPPRPLTLRLLNCGSPDAWYDINGGEMALCYERLQRFREMAENLPRLRTPATRQCPGPTELRPAGC; encoded by the coding sequence ATGCACCGCTCGTATCTCGCACTGCTGTTCCTGCTCTGCGCCGGCATCGTCGGTGCCGATCCCGTCCCCCCGCTTTCGCCCAATGTCGCGCGCTTCGTGCTGGCCAACGCCGAATTCAGCGTGATGCACGAGATGGGGCACATGCTGATCGCCGAATACAACCTGCCGGTGCTGGGGCGCGAAGAGGACGCCGCCGACCAGATCGGCTTCATCCTGCTGTTCCGCCTCTACACGAAACTGCCCCAGGACGAGATCGACGCGCGCCTGTTGGATATCGCCGATTACTGGCGCCTGGAATGGCAGACCCCCAAGCCGCAGGCGGAGCAGGTGCTGGCCTGGGACAGCCATCCGCTGGACGAGCAGCGTTACTACAATCTCGTCTGCCTCTTGTATGGCAGCGACATGCAACGGCTGGACTGGCTACCCGCGTTCACCGGGCTGCCTTACGAACGCGCTGTTTATTGCGATCAGGAGTTCCAGCAGGCCATCAAGGCCGTGAACTGGGTCCACCACGCCCGTCACACCCTGGATATACGGCACCATAGCGGGGCACGCCTGGAGTTCGAGACACCCTTGATCGATCGCGCGGCGACCGAGCCGCTGGTCGCCCTGCTGCGTGACGAGAACCGCCTCCAGGAGTTGGTGAACGCGGTCTTCCAGCAGTTCCGCCCGCCCCGCCCGCTGACCCTGCGACTGCTCAACTGCGGCTCGCCGGACGCCTGGTACGACATCAACGGCGGGGAAATGGCGCTCTGCTACGAACGCCTGCAACGCTTCCGCGAGATGGCCGAGAACCTGCCGCGCCTGCGTACCCCGGCAACACGGCAGTGCCCCGGCCCCACGGAGCTCAGACCGGCCGGATGCTGA
- the yejK gene encoding nucleoid-associated protein YejK: MPIRHAIVHLIDKKPDGNPATLHAREAELGDSQAIENLMADLNESYNAKPNKAWGLFQGESGAYPFSGWLGEYLDSGKDFVAFTKQAVEHLKTLMEESNLSTGGHVLFCHYQQGMTDYLSIALLHHSEGVAVTEALEVTPSRHLDLGQLHMAARINISEWRNNKTSKQYISFIKGKGGKKVSDYFRDFIGCTEGVDGPSETRTLLKAFSDFVESEDLPEEQAREKTDVLVDYATSQAKIGEPMALDALSELMDDQAPRAFYDYIRNKDYGLSPEIPADKRTLNQFRRFTGRAEGLSISFEAHLLGSKVEYDEERDMLIIRGLPTQLQDQLKRRKD, from the coding sequence ATGCCGATTCGCCACGCCATCGTCCACCTGATCGACAAGAAGCCCGACGGCAACCCCGCGACGCTGCACGCGCGCGAAGCCGAGCTGGGCGACTCCCAGGCCATCGAGAACCTGATGGCCGACCTCAACGAAAGCTACAACGCCAAGCCGAACAAGGCCTGGGGCCTGTTCCAGGGCGAGTCCGGCGCCTACCCGTTCAGCGGCTGGCTGGGCGAGTACCTGGATAGCGGCAAGGACTTCGTCGCCTTCACCAAGCAGGCGGTGGAACACCTCAAGACGCTGATGGAAGAATCCAATCTCTCCACCGGCGGCCACGTGCTGTTCTGCCATTACCAGCAGGGCATGACCGACTACCTGTCCATCGCCCTGCTGCACCACAGTGAAGGGGTGGCGGTGACCGAGGCACTGGAAGTCACCCCGTCGCGTCACCTGGACCTGGGCCAGCTGCATATGGCCGCGCGGATCAACATCTCCGAGTGGCGCAACAACAAGACCTCCAAGCAGTACATCTCCTTCATCAAGGGCAAGGGCGGCAAGAAGGTCTCGGACTACTTCCGCGACTTCATCGGCTGCACCGAGGGCGTCGACGGACCGAGCGAGACCCGCACCCTGCTCAAGGCCTTCAGCGACTTCGTGGAGAGCGAAGACCTGCCTGAAGAGCAGGCCCGCGAGAAGACCGACGTGCTGGTGGACTACGCCACCAGCCAGGCGAAGATCGGCGAGCCGATGGCCCTGGACGCCCTCTCCGAGCTGATGGACGACCAGGCCCCGCGCGCCTTCTACGACTACATCCGCAACAAGGACTACGGCCTGTCGCCGGAGATCCCGGCGGACAAGCGCACCCTCAACCAGTTCCGCCGCTTCACCGGCCGCGCCGAGGGGCTGTCGATCAGCTTCGAGGCGCACCTGCTGGGCAGCAAGGTGGAGTACGACGAGGAGCGCGACATGCTGATCATCCGCGGCCTGCCGACCCAGTTGCAGGACCAGCTCAAGCGCCGCAAGGACTGA
- a CDS encoding GIY-YIG nuclease family protein: MTTAPAKPWFVYLVRAVNGALYCGISDDPQRRFETHRSGRGARFFHSSPAQALVYVEACPGKGDALRRERAIKGLTKLAKERLVQASPPITAVDVALSEA, translated from the coding sequence GTGACCACAGCACCTGCCAAACCCTGGTTCGTCTACCTGGTGCGCGCCGTCAATGGCGCGCTCTACTGCGGCATCAGCGATGACCCGCAGCGTCGTTTCGAGACCCATCGCAGCGGACGCGGCGCGCGCTTTTTCCACTCAAGCCCGGCGCAGGCGCTGGTCTACGTCGAGGCCTGCCCCGGCAAGGGCGATGCCCTGCGCCGCGAGCGGGCGATCAAGGGGCTGACCAAGCTGGCCAAGGAGCGTCTGGTGCAGGCCAGCCCGCCCATCACTGCCGTGGATGTTGCCCTATCCGAGGCCTGA
- a CDS encoding glutathione S-transferase family protein produces MSELILHHYPTSPFAEKARLLLGFKQLSWHSVTIPPLMPKPDLMALTGGYRRTPVLQVGADIYCDTALIARRLEQEKAVPSLFPEGQEFTAASFAQWADAVIFQHAVSLVFQPESIAVRFGKLPPEFLKAFVADRSQLFSGGTASRLAAEQARHQWPVFMARVEQQLAREEGDFLFGEPSIADFALAHCLWFVKGTPVTAPLVDDYPSVSAWLGRVLGFGHGAHSEMSAEEAIAIARDSQPAALPDDGFVDPNGFSAGQRVVIAATDYGVDPVEGELLHAGRESLILRREDPRAGTVHVHFPRLGFSIRPV; encoded by the coding sequence ATGTCCGAGCTGATCCTGCACCACTATCCGACCTCGCCCTTCGCCGAAAAGGCACGTCTGCTGCTGGGCTTCAAGCAGTTGTCCTGGCATTCGGTGACCATTCCGCCGCTGATGCCCAAGCCGGACCTGATGGCCCTGACCGGCGGCTACCGCCGGACCCCGGTGCTGCAGGTCGGTGCCGATATCTACTGCGACACCGCGCTGATCGCCCGCCGCCTGGAGCAGGAAAAGGCCGTGCCGTCGCTGTTCCCCGAAGGCCAGGAGTTCACCGCCGCCAGCTTCGCCCAATGGGCCGACGCGGTGATCTTCCAGCATGCCGTCAGCCTCGTGTTCCAGCCCGAATCCATCGCGGTGCGCTTCGGCAAGTTGCCGCCGGAGTTCCTCAAGGCCTTCGTCGCCGATCGCAGCCAGTTGTTCAGCGGCGGTACCGCGAGCCGCCTGGCGGCCGAGCAGGCCCGGCACCAGTGGCCGGTGTTCATGGCCCGCGTCGAGCAGCAACTGGCGCGGGAGGAGGGCGACTTCCTGTTCGGCGAGCCGTCGATTGCGGACTTTGCCCTGGCCCACTGCCTCTGGTTCGTCAAGGGCACGCCGGTGACCGCGCCGCTGGTGGATGACTACCCGTCGGTCAGTGCCTGGCTCGGCCGCGTGCTCGGCTTCGGCCACGGCGCCCACAGTGAGATGAGCGCGGAGGAGGCGATCGCCATCGCCCGCGACAGCCAGCCCGCCGCATTGCCGGACGACGGCTTCGTCGATCCCAATGGCTTCAGTGCCGGTCAGCGCGTGGTGATCGCCGCCACCGACTACGGCGTCGATCCGGTGGAGGGCGAACTGCTGCACGCCGGGCGTGAAAGCCTGATCCTGCGCCGCGAGGACCCGCGCGCGGGCACCGTCCACGTGCACTTCCCGCGTCTGGGCTTCAGCATCCGGCCGGTCTGA